One window from the genome of Alnus glutinosa chromosome 13, dhAlnGlut1.1, whole genome shotgun sequence encodes:
- the LOC133854936 gene encoding uncharacterized protein LOC133854936 isoform X1 produces the protein MMSSKSMIKLMLVIIMEFIILMILEVHANDPISLSPTPTALPTSLHLFELDNGDISYFDRCIESTLKKCGVNQAFFIAKNLLECLFEDPMHPKDYPISLGGVIIECFRYCHLTWRHIGFRSAECIVNCYKEKMKRNEITVSIINAPSLKRECIVDCYKEKMKRHEITVSVINAPSFKRECIVDCYKEKMKRHEITVSTINAPSSKRG, from the exons ATGATGTCTAGCAAAAGTATGATAAAACTTATGTTGGTGATCATTATGGAGTTCATTATTCTTATGATACTCGAAGTCCATGCTAATgaccctatctctctctctcccactccCACTGCACTACCAACCAGCCTTCATCTCTTCGAACTTGATAATGGGGATATAAGTTATTTCGATCGTTGCATTGAAAGCACACTTAAAAAGTGTGGAGTAAACCAAGCGTTTTTTATTGCTAAAAATCTTCTTGAATGCCTTTTTGAGGACCCTATGCATCCTAAAGATTATCCCATTAGCCTCGGTGGTGTTATAATAGAGTGCTTCCGTTATTGTCATTTAACATGGAGACATATTGGCTTTCGTAGTGCAGAGTGTATAGTAAACTGctataaagagaaaatgaagaggAATGAAATAACTGTATCTATAATAAATGCTCCGAGTTTGAAAAGAG AGTGTATAGTAGACTGctataaagagaaaatgaagaggCATGAAATAACTGTATCTGTAATAAATGCTCCGAGTTTCAAAAGAG AGTGTATAGTAGACTGctataaagagaaaatgaagaggCATGAAATAACTGTATCTACAATAAATGCTCCGAGTTCGAAAAGAG GGTAA
- the LOC133854936 gene encoding uncharacterized protein LOC133854936 isoform X2, whose translation MMSSKSMIKLMLVIIMEFIILMILEVHANDPISLSPTPTALPTSLHLFELDNGDISYFDRCIESTLKKCGVNQAFFIAKNLLECLFEDPMHPKDYPISLGGVIIECFRYCHLTWRHIGFRSAECIVNCYKEKMKRNEITVSIINAPSLKRECIVDCYKEKMKRHEITVSTINAPSSKRG comes from the exons ATGATGTCTAGCAAAAGTATGATAAAACTTATGTTGGTGATCATTATGGAGTTCATTATTCTTATGATACTCGAAGTCCATGCTAATgaccctatctctctctctcccactccCACTGCACTACCAACCAGCCTTCATCTCTTCGAACTTGATAATGGGGATATAAGTTATTTCGATCGTTGCATTGAAAGCACACTTAAAAAGTGTGGAGTAAACCAAGCGTTTTTTATTGCTAAAAATCTTCTTGAATGCCTTTTTGAGGACCCTATGCATCCTAAAGATTATCCCATTAGCCTCGGTGGTGTTATAATAGAGTGCTTCCGTTATTGTCATTTAACATGGAGACATATTGGCTTTCGTAGTGCAGAGTGTATAGTAAACTGctataaagagaaaatgaagaggAATGAAATAACTGTATCTATAATAAATGCTCCGAGTTTGAAAAGAG AGTGTATAGTAGACTGctataaagagaaaatgaagaggCATGAAATAACTGTATCTACAATAAATGCTCCGAGTTCGAAAAGAG GGTAA